Proteins encoded within one genomic window of Eurosta solidaginis isolate ZX-2024a chromosome 1, ASM4086904v1, whole genome shotgun sequence:
- the P5cr gene encoding pyrroline-5-carboxylate reductase 3, giving the protein MAKLDEKIGFIGGGNMAYSIGSGLISREFVKTSQVIVSGPNIENLQRWRDIGVATTDDNCAVLDKADIIFICVKPHILTPMAAQLRSIHTPTSKDKDKLFVSVLAGINIKSLEEEFSFVEGLKMIRTMPNTPLQIGEGITVYTPGSYVKQQDLEKLHLMLSSLGIAQQVPESMINAIGGVAGCGPAFVYTVIEALADGAVKEGVPRKMAQTFAAQMLLGAAKMVLITGKHPAVLRDEVCSAGGATIVGVHELEKGNLRATIMNAVEKSSKRGAELGKK; this is encoded by the exons atgGCCAAATTAGATGAAAAAATTGGATTTATTGGCGGGGGTAACATGGCTTACTCAATAGGTTCTGGGCTTATATCTCGCGAATTTGTTAAAACGTCGCAGGTCATTGTATCAGGACCAAATATTGAAAACTTACAACGTTGGCGTGATATTGGCGTTGCAACAACAGATGATAATTGTGCAGTGCTAGATAAAGCGGATATTATATTTATATGCGTTAAACCCCATATTTTGACACCAATGGCAGCGCAATTGCGTAGCATACACACCCCCACATCAAAGGATAAAGACAAGCTTTTTGTGTCTGTGCTAGCTGGGATAAATATTAAGTCGTTGGAAGAA GAGTTTTCATTTGTCGAAGGCCTAAAAATGATAAGGACAATGCCCAATACACCGTTGCAAATTGGCGAAGGCATCACTGTGTACACACCAGGTTCCTATGTAAAACAGCAAGATTTAGAGAAATTGCATTTGATGTTGAGCTCGTTGGGCATAGCTCAACAAGTACCAGAGTCTATGATTAATGCTATTGGCGGTGTAGCGGGATGCGGACCGGCATTTGTGTATACCGTAATTGAAGCTTTGGCTGATGGCGCCGTTAAAGAAGGAGTACCTCGGAAAATGGCACAAACGTTCGCCGCGCAAATGTTACTTGGTGCAGCAAAAATGGTGCTTATAACTGGAAAACATCCGGCGGTTTTAAGGGATGAA GTTTGTTCCGCTGGTGGTGCTACAATTGTTGGTGTTCATGAGTTGGAAAAGGGCAATCTGCg TGCTACTATCATGAATGCTGTTGAAAAATCAAGTAAACGTGGTGCCGAGCTGGGCAAAAAGTAA